In Balearica regulorum gibbericeps isolate bBalReg1 chromosome 27, bBalReg1.pri, whole genome shotgun sequence, the genomic stretch GCCACAAGCTGGGACGAACAGGTGGCTTTATTCCCCCCAGCCGGGGGACTGGCAGCGGGGAGAacccccccacccatgggtgctccccACCCACCCACGGGTGCCGCGGTCACTTGCGGCGCAGGTAGAAGTTGGTGATGGCGGGTGGGGTGCCCAGGCGCAGCGCCTCCCCCGGCTCCGGCGCGGTGCTGAGGAAGTGCCCGGGGAAGGCAGCGGCCTCGAAGGTGTGTGTGGAGCCACTGAAGGTCTTGTAGAAGGTGTAGGGGGTGGCCTTGTCCTCCCGCGAGaacagctccagcagccccacCTCCTGTCATGGGGTGGGGTGTCACTGGGACACCATCCCGGGGTGGCACCCTCCCGGGGAACCCCCATCTCCAGGAACCCCAGGTGATGCCATCACAGAGTGACACCGTCCCAGGGAACCCCCACCTCCAGGTGATGCCATCATGGGGTGACACGGTCCCAGGGAACCCCCACCTCCAGGTGATGCCATCATGGGGTGACACCGTCCCAGGGAACCCCCACCTCCAGGTGCCACCACCTCAGGGTGACACCATTTTGGAATGACACCACCTTAGGGTGCTCCCACTTTGGCTTGCCCACCTCGAGTTGACCCACCTTGGGATGCCCCACCTCCGGGTGCCCCCACTTTGGGTTGCCCCaccaccccagggtgcccccaACCTTAGGTCTGTCTACCTTGGGTTGCCCCGTCTCTGGGTGCCCCCTACCTGGGGTTGCCCACCTTGAGTTGACCCACCTTGAGTTGACCCACCTTGGGTTGTCCCACCtccggtgcccccccccagggtgCCCCCCACCTCCGGTGCCCCACCCCAGGgtgtcccccaccccagggccccccccgcCATGATGCCCCCCACACTCACCTCCAGCTTCAGCTGGGGCTCGGGGCCGGTGCCGCAGGAGAGGGCCTGGCTGCCACCACGGATGCCCACGAAGAGGGGACAACGCCGGCGCTCCAGGTGTCGGTTGGGCACCACGCTGATGGGTTCTACGAGGAGATGGCGTGGGTGGAGGTGGGtgggagcacccatgggtgggggtgCCACCCCTTCCCCACCCAGGGCACCCACCTTCCTGGGCGGCGTTGGCACCCTGCAGGCTGGTGGCCACCAGCTGCCCGTTGTGCAGGTAGAGCCCCTTCTGCTGCGTGTCCCGCACCACGTAGTGGTAGGGCTTCGCCAGGGACTGCGTCTCCAAGGAGGCCCCCTCAGACAGGGTCTCTGCCAGGGGACACGGGGacgtggggacgtggggacggGGCACGGGGACGTCATGGGTGCGCGGGGGCATGGGGCATCACAGGGACGTGGGATCGGGGGAcgtggggacgtggggatgggggacaggaGTGATGGGCACGTGCGTATGGGGACACGGGGGCATGGGGAGGGGGCACAAGGGGTGTCACGGGcgcatggggacatgggggcaTGTGGGCATCACAGGGccgtggggatgggggacacggggacacggggatgggGGACACGGGTGTGACGGACacgtggggacatggggacatgcAGGCATCACAGGGACGTGGGGTttggggacacggggacgtggggatggggacacagggggcaggtggggacacgggggacacgTGGGGACAGGGCCCCCATGCCCACCAGCGCTACCTTCCCCCAGGAACTCCTCGAACAAGGCCACCATGTCAGGGTCGACGACAGACTCCGCCGCGTCCCCAGGCCCCGCGCTCAGCTCCGCCATGCCACCCGCTGGGTGACTGCAAGCCTGGGACTGCTCCCGCTGTCCCCTGGGACCCTgggccctgctgcagcccagggaggggggagagaggggtgaGGGCGGCCACCACGCTGAGTGACTCGGGCCCCAGGTATGAGGGGAGGGACAACCCCGTCCCCACCCCATCACCGCTCACCTGAAGGCAGGTCTGGACGTGTGAGACATGGCTGAGCCTGCGTGAGAGAGAGGGTAGCGCGTGGGTGACATGGGTGATGCGAGTAGGGGCTCCCCCCGCTCAACACACCCGGTCTCTTGTTTGCCAGTAGGCTCCCAGTTGTCAGTAGGCTCCAGAGTGAACGCCCTCAGAATGTTGCCCAAGCAGAACCCAGcttgtccctgtccccatccccagcgaTACCTGCAAATCCGTCAGCTTCCAAAATCCCGTCCCGTGTCCTCTGGGCTGTGTACGCCCCCGCCGGGTGACAGCGGCTCTTATAGGGCcaggcggggtggggggggcagagcccgCCCCACTAATTGTACAGGAGCGAGCTGGGCTGGGCGGGCGCTGGCATGGCGGGGTGACGGGGACACGGAGCGATGGTGAAACACCACCTGGTTCCTCTGTCCTTTGCACACGTGTGTGCGTGTCCCATGATGCCCGCGGCCGGGACGTCCCCTGCGCCGTGTCCCCGTGGTCCTGCACACCCATGTCCCCGAGGTGCCACCCGCGTGTGTCCCATCCCCACAGACCCCCGAGCCCCGTCCCCACCGTGTGCCCACAGCCCCGGTGCCCGTGGTGCCCACGCGTCCTGTCCCCACGGTGCTGCACGCCCCGTCCCCGCTACGCCCGTGCACCTTGTCCCCGAGGTCCCACGTGCCCCGTCCCCACTACGCCGCGCGGTGCCGTGCCGTGCGGGACCGGCACCGGTTGGGGCGCGCCGGGCGGGAGGCGTCTGCCACCACCAAATCCGGGAAGGGGCCAAACCCGGGAGGCGCCCGGCTATGGGGCAGCCCCACCGGTAgcgtcacccccccccccggggatgTCCCGTTCCCATCCCTAACGAGCCGGTGGCGCAACACCGGCCATCCCGCCGCGGTGACGCAGGCGCCGGGGGGGCCACCGCTCGCCCTGCCCTGGCCCgtgcccgctcccccccccgctgccccccacGGCACGGGGACCACGGTGTCCAGAGCATCTTTATTCCCAGGGGATACCAcggtccgggggggggggggatgtccccatccccggggTGAGGATGTCACCGTCCCCGGGGACCAGGGGgttcagcagagctggaagtaGAAGTCGAGGAGGTGGGTGGCATCGGGGTGCCGGGAGAGCCCCAGGGGCTGGTGGCCGCGTGCCGAGGTGCAGAGGAACCAGCCGGGGTTGGCGGCCGACTCGAAGCGCCACAGCCCGTCCTTGTAGGAGCGGAAGAAGGTGAAGGCGGCCGAGGCCGTGCCGGCGCGGGGCAGCTCTCTGATGTCGGCGTCCTGTGGCGGGCACCGGCGCCGCAACGTCACCGGCAGCCGGCTGGAGACGGGGTGACCGCACGCACCCAGATCTGCGGTGGTCCCCAGCCCTGCGGTGGCTCTGTCCCCATGGCGTCCCCCTCCCCGTGGCGTCCCGGCCCCACGATGCCCCATGCCTGTGATCCCCGTGGTGTCCCCGTCTCTTtcgtgtccccatccccatccccgtggtgtccccatccccgtgaCATCCCTGCcgtgtccccatccctctggtgtccccatccccatggcGTCCCCATCCTTGTGgcacccccatccccatggcatccctgtccccatggtGTCCCCACCCCTGTagcatccccatccccacaaTGTCTCCATCCCTTTGGTACCCCTGTCCCCACGGTGTCCCCGTGGCACCCGCACCCCTCCGGTGTCCCCTGacctgcagctgcagggtggGCTGGCTGGCGGGGGGGCTGGCCAGGCAGCGGGTGCCATTCTGGATGCCCAGGATGACGGGCAGCCGGGCGGGCTCGAAGGCACGGTTGGGCACCCAGAACACCTTCTCTGCAGGGGACACACGGGGCCATCAGGGCACGTCTGACGTGTGtgcgtcccccccccccggctccgtGTCCCCGCGTCCCCACCTCACCTTCGAGGGCAGCGTTGGCCCCTTGCAGGTGCCCGGCCACCAGCTGGTCATTGCGCAGGTAAAGCGACTTCTGGTTGACGTCCCAAATCCTGCCGGGGACAGCGGGGACAGCGGTGCCCACCctgacacccccctccccacccgAGCTGTCCCCCCAtgggtgctccccccccccccccactttaCTCACCGATACTGGAAGACCGTGGTCTGCAGGGCGGGCGTGTGGCAGAGGGCGAAGCCTTCGGCCTCTGcgcagaggaagaggagggcgAGGGTGAGCGCGGGCTGGCAGGCCATGGCGCCCCGATGCCCGCCgcccgtgcccccccccgccttttaACCCCTCCCAAAATTTCCAGCCTGCGGAGGCGGGGGGCTGCCGGTGGCGCAATCTTCCCCGTGGTTCCGcttcccctcccgccccgccgagGCCCTTCCCCGGGGGTCTCCGGTCACCCGCTCACCCATGggagccccccaccccggccaagccccggggcagcagcggctgggaggaaggaaggaaggaaggaggttGGTGATGGTGTTGCCACACTGCTGGAAGGGTGTGAAGGGTTGGCTCCGCCCCGCCGGAGGGCTCGGCACGGCCGGGGGTGGCGACCGAGGCCGATcatcccggggggggggacacggggacacagCCGGGGGTCACCGGGCCCCTCGCAG encodes the following:
- the LOC142598306 gene encoding interleukin-36 receptor antagonist protein-like isoform X2, giving the protein MACQPALTLALLFLCAEAEGFALCHTPALQTTVFQYRIWDVNQKSLYLRNDQLVAGHLQGANAALEEKVFWVPNRAFEPARLPVILGIQNGTRCLASPPASQPTLQLQDADIRELPRAGTASAAFTFFRSYKDGLWRFESAANPGWFLCTSARGHQPLGLSRHPDATHLLDFYFQLC
- the LOC142598306 gene encoding uncharacterized protein LOC142598306 isoform X3, whose product is MEAEGFALCHTPALQTTVFQYRIWDVNQKSLYLRNDQLVAGHLQGANAALEEKVFWVPNRAFEPARLPVILGIQNGTRCLASPPASQPTLQLQPAAGDVAAPVPATGRRHQRAAPRRHGLGRLHLLPLLQGRAVALRVGRQPRLVPLHLGTRPPAPGALPAPRCHPPPRLLLPALLNPLVPGDGDILTPGMGTSPPPPDRGIPWE
- the LOC142598307 gene encoding interleukin-36 receptor antagonist protein-like; protein product: MSHTSRPAFSRAQGPRGQREQSQACSHPAGGMAELSAGPGDAAESVVDPDMVALFEEFLGEETLSEGASLETQSLAKPYHYVVRDTQQKGLYLHNGQLVATSLQGANAAQEEPISVVPNRHLERRRCPLFVGIRGGSQALSCGTGPEPQLKLEEVGLLELFSREDKATPYTFYKTFSGSTHTFEAAAFPGHFLSTAPEPGEALRLGTPPAITNFYLRRK
- the LOC142598306 gene encoding uncharacterized protein LOC142598306 isoform X1, with protein sequence MACQPALTLALLFLCAEAEGFALCHTPALQTTVFQYRIWDVNQKSLYLRNDQLVAGHLQGANAALEEKVFWVPNRAFEPARLPVILGIQNGTRCLASPPASQPTLQLQPAAGDVAAPVPATGRRHQRAAPRRHGLGRLHLLPLLQGRAVALRVGRQPRLVPLHLGTRPPAPGALPAPRCHPPPRLLLPALLNPLVPGDGDILTPGMGTSPPPPDRGIPWE